A genomic segment from Streptomyces sp. NBC_00459 encodes:
- the sbnA gene encoding 2,3-diaminopropionate biosynthesis protein SbnA: MEYDALSIIEARPFGHSADADWKDIRLIYRSVNEIIHDDVFLELADFLPGSEVFLKIEGLNPAGSIKFKAALNLVERAEEEGSLVPGTSRVIESSSGNLGVALGIVCAIKGYPLTIVADVNTVESAVLAMEALGADVVIIEEPDANGGFLHKRLAFVGDMLKADPHLVWLNQYKSRANVEAHKDTTARSIDRELGPIDYLFVGVGTSGTLMGCLEYRRENRLSHRVVGVDAEGSITFGGSSKRRYVPGLGASRLPEIYSDDGSFHKVLIPEHESVALCHHAARAYGLLVGGSTGTVLAAVRRMRDEIPRGSRVVVISPDLGDKYLSTIYSEQWLKAHPTLIKEHSNV, encoded by the coding sequence ATGGAATATGACGCTTTGTCAATTATTGAAGCCCGACCGTTCGGTCACTCTGCAGACGCCGATTGGAAGGATATTCGATTGATTTATCGGAGCGTGAACGAAATCATCCATGATGACGTGTTCCTGGAGCTCGCCGATTTTCTCCCCGGCTCGGAAGTCTTCCTGAAGATCGAGGGACTGAACCCCGCGGGCTCCATAAAATTCAAGGCCGCGCTCAACCTCGTTGAGCGGGCTGAGGAAGAGGGGTCCCTGGTACCCGGCACAAGCCGGGTCATCGAGTCCTCGTCGGGGAACCTCGGGGTCGCGCTCGGCATTGTCTGCGCGATCAAGGGATATCCGCTGACCATCGTCGCCGACGTGAACACGGTCGAGTCGGCGGTGCTGGCGATGGAGGCCCTGGGAGCGGACGTCGTCATCATCGAGGAGCCCGACGCGAACGGGGGTTTCCTCCACAAACGCCTGGCCTTCGTCGGTGACATGCTGAAAGCCGATCCACACCTGGTATGGCTGAACCAGTACAAGAGCCGGGCCAACGTGGAGGCGCACAAGGACACCACGGCCCGGTCGATCGACCGGGAACTCGGCCCCATTGACTACCTCTTCGTTGGCGTCGGTACGTCGGGAACACTGATGGGCTGCCTGGAGTACCGCCGTGAGAACCGCCTGTCCCACCGTGTCGTCGGAGTCGACGCCGAGGGATCGATAACCTTCGGCGGCAGTTCCAAGCGCCGCTATGTCCCCGGCCTCGGCGCCAGTCGGCTGCCGGAGATCTACTCCGACGACGGCAGCTTCCACAAGGTGCTCATCCCGGAGCACGAGAGCGTTGCCCTGTGCCACCACGCCGCCCGCGCGTACGGCCTTCTCGTCGGGGGTTCGACCGGCACGGTGCTCGCGGCGGTGCGAAGAATGCGGGACGAGATTCCCCGCGGCTCCCGGGTCGTCGTCATATCCCCTGATCTGGGGGACAAGTACCTCTCCACCATCTACTCGGAACAGTGGTTGAAGGCGCACCCCACCCTGATAAAGGAGCACAGCAATGTCTGA
- a CDS encoding condensation domain-containing protein, protein MNGLLHMQANEVARAPITFGQLSLLRSIQNIDPLAANLPQVWKLPAATTSQQVEEALTVLQERHEALRTRYEDLGSKKPTQIILPPQPVVVAGPPQETEPVQAADSLGREPFDLATEPPWRMTLVAKDGELRWLAICLHHIATDGWSVNQLQREFLTLLSAGALGGEAPTCRSLAEEQWSAAKETRRNSARKHWQKIFDRAPAMVRDEAPESVHGRWGRYGTAEQTDAVRRIARAHQISLPSVVLSAYCRAAAQYDGLDEIMVAVFTNNRSDPRWEKLLTTQDQLIPLVVRTEPGEPFGAFATKVHWELFRSYRHGEHNVDDMLEIAAEHGFTGTVNGCFDGSVSGLFTYFFNYMGEYQKDQLSIPEGLETGTTGRNIGAPLYLQVQEGEVLTSTLQENSSATGYKRITGVLRLIEEILLAAAHETDSRIE, encoded by the coding sequence ATGAATGGGTTATTGCATATGCAAGCGAATGAAGTCGCCAGGGCACCCATCACTTTTGGCCAACTGTCGCTTTTACGTTCCATCCAGAACATTGACCCGCTGGCTGCCAATCTCCCCCAGGTGTGGAAACTGCCCGCAGCGACCACCTCCCAGCAGGTCGAAGAGGCCTTGACCGTCCTGCAGGAGCGACACGAGGCTCTGCGTACACGCTACGAGGACCTCGGCAGCAAGAAGCCCACGCAGATCATTCTCCCCCCGCAACCGGTTGTCGTCGCCGGCCCGCCGCAGGAGACCGAGCCGGTGCAGGCGGCGGATTCCCTCGGTCGCGAGCCCTTCGACCTCGCGACCGAACCGCCCTGGCGGATGACGCTGGTGGCCAAGGACGGTGAACTCCGTTGGCTGGCCATCTGTCTCCACCACATCGCGACGGACGGCTGGTCGGTCAATCAGTTGCAGCGGGAGTTCCTGACACTTCTCTCCGCGGGCGCCCTGGGGGGTGAGGCTCCGACGTGCCGGTCTCTGGCGGAGGAGCAGTGGTCCGCGGCCAAAGAGACGCGCCGAAACTCGGCCCGCAAGCACTGGCAGAAAATCTTCGACAGGGCGCCGGCCATGGTCCGCGACGAGGCGCCCGAGTCGGTCCACGGGCGTTGGGGCCGTTACGGCACCGCGGAACAGACCGACGCCGTTCGCCGGATCGCCCGGGCCCACCAGATCTCGCTTCCCTCGGTCGTCCTCAGTGCCTACTGCCGCGCCGCCGCGCAGTACGACGGCCTGGACGAGATCATGGTCGCGGTCTTCACCAACAACCGCAGTGACCCGCGCTGGGAAAAGCTGCTCACGACGCAGGACCAGTTGATTCCCCTTGTCGTCCGCACCGAGCCGGGTGAGCCGTTCGGTGCCTTCGCCACCAAGGTCCACTGGGAGCTGTTCAGGTCCTACCGACATGGCGAGCACAACGTCGACGACATGCTGGAGATCGCGGCCGAACACGGCTTCACGGGCACGGTGAACGGCTGCTTCGATGGATCTGTGAGCGGGCTCTTCACCTACTTCTTCAATTACATGGGTGAATATCAGAAGGACCAGTTGTCCATCCCCGAGGGCCTGGAGACCGGCACCACCGGCCGCAACATCGGCGCGCCTCTCTACCTCCAGGTACAGGAGGGCGAGGTGCTCACCTCGACGCTCCAGGAGAATTCCTCGGCGACCGGTTACAAGAGGATCACCGGCGTTCTCCGCCTGATCGAGGAGATCCTCCTCGCCGCCGCCCATGAGACGGATTCCCGGATCGAGTGA
- a CDS encoding ROK family transcriptional regulator produces MRSPLPSEEFPASETFPAHTPAAAQIFTIVLSHGPLTRAEIARRAALSPAAVTKAVRPLIETGYLLEDVDEEHRRALGRPANPVRVDGDRALFIGVKVTGDEIIAVLTDLCCRIRVARHTPLGDRRPGGVLATLGGLVLELLTDAEGFGVPVRGVGIAVSGEVDRAEGMVRYSPFLDWRDVPLASLAAMTIGLPVTVDNDVRALTVAEQWFGAGVGLSDFALVTVGAGIGCGLVVGGRVVSGAHGVAGEIGHLSLDPAGPLCHCGNRGCVEAIASDSAIVRDVRAETGIDVADAAEALELAHRGDPGAREVYARAGAAIGRAIGSVVNLLGPERVIISGEGLAAYDLFAERIRDSFAASAFGAAARCDVRTRPLPFEEWARGAAATAIQSFISRTRSDTPMERV; encoded by the coding sequence ATGCGCTCGCCCTTGCCCTCCGAGGAGTTCCCGGCCTCCGAGACGTTTCCGGCCCATACGCCCGCCGCTGCCCAGATCTTCACCATCGTGCTCTCCCACGGTCCGCTCACGCGGGCGGAGATCGCACGGCGGGCCGCACTGTCTCCCGCGGCGGTGACCAAGGCCGTCCGGCCGCTGATCGAGACGGGATACCTGCTGGAGGACGTCGACGAGGAGCACAGGCGGGCGCTGGGCAGGCCCGCCAACCCGGTGCGGGTCGACGGCGACCGGGCGCTGTTCATCGGGGTCAAAGTGACGGGCGACGAGATCATCGCCGTGCTGACGGATCTGTGCTGCCGTATCAGGGTCGCCCGGCACACCCCGCTCGGTGACCGACGGCCCGGGGGTGTTCTCGCCACCCTGGGCGGTCTCGTCCTCGAACTGCTCACCGACGCCGAAGGGTTCGGGGTGCCGGTCAGGGGCGTGGGAATCGCCGTCTCCGGTGAGGTGGACCGCGCGGAGGGCATGGTGCGGTACTCCCCGTTTCTCGACTGGCGGGACGTTCCGCTCGCCAGCCTCGCCGCCATGACCATCGGTCTGCCGGTCACCGTCGACAACGACGTCCGCGCGCTCACCGTCGCCGAGCAGTGGTTCGGCGCGGGCGTGGGCCTGTCCGACTTCGCGCTGGTGACGGTGGGTGCCGGTATCGGCTGCGGTCTCGTCGTGGGCGGCCGGGTGGTCTCGGGTGCGCACGGTGTGGCCGGTGAGATCGGGCATCTCTCCCTCGACCCCGCGGGCCCGCTGTGCCACTGCGGCAACCGGGGCTGTGTGGAGGCCATCGCCTCCGACTCGGCGATCGTGCGCGACGTACGGGCGGAGACCGGGATCGACGTGGCCGACGCGGCCGAGGCCCTGGAACTCGCCCACCGCGGCGACCCCGGAGCCCGTGAGGTGTACGCACGCGCGGGCGCGGCCATCGGGCGGGCCATCGGATCCGTGGTCAATCTGCTCGGACCCGAACGTGTGATCATCTCCGGCGAAGGGCTCGCCGCCTACGACCTGTTCGCCGAGCGGATCAGGGACTCCTTCGCCGCCTCCGCCTTCGGGGCTGCCGCGCGGTGCGACGTCAGAACGCGTCCGCTGCCCTTCGAGGAGTGGGCCCGTGGTGCGGCGGCCACCGCCATCCAGTCCTTCATCTCGCGAACCCGATCCGACACTCCCATG
- a CDS encoding DUF5713 family protein: MPITNKQVAGHAFLRLLYADTYYPDHVVDRGTAILLRLCERIEAEQPSDLTALYVLTQAATEEFNLLEAEFDAAGSEIETVAREEIAEDFGFVASAYGFADADVEELIATRNW; this comes from the coding sequence ATGCCGATCACGAACAAGCAGGTGGCGGGGCACGCGTTTCTGCGGCTGCTGTACGCGGACACGTACTACCCGGATCACGTCGTCGACAGAGGCACGGCGATTCTGCTGCGGCTGTGCGAGCGGATCGAGGCTGAGCAACCGTCGGATCTGACGGCCCTGTACGTGCTCACGCAGGCCGCGACGGAGGAGTTCAACCTGCTGGAGGCGGAGTTCGATGCGGCCGGGAGCGAGATCGAGACGGTGGCGCGCGAGGAGATCGCCGAGGACTTCGGGTTCGTCGCGTCGGCCTACGGCTTCGCCGACGCGGACGTGGAGGAGCTGATCGCCACCCGGAATTGGTGA
- a CDS encoding MFS transporter: MIKNSFKKLVSDYSLPGRNHRVIAVGVVVNASGSGFYLAGSTLYFLKGIGLTAAQVGLGLTIAGLVGFLTTVPVTLLAKRFGPLTLLRSLQLWRATWLVALAFSEDMVTFTLCASMVLVSQGPIFPMVQILVNTTAGSADRTRMLGVISSVINVGMSIGTLAAAPLISMGGLPWLRSVILAGAACSVLSSVVFRFVDVDTPPSEPATQKWYAGLVDVAKDRSYLALSAVNGILFLHPVLLGVAIPLWLVEATNAPEALLSALLFLNTVLAIVFQVHFAKNIKSTADGTRSLLRSGLALGLFSLVLIPTMYTDVWLSITILVVATVLLTCGELLQGAGAWELSIRHAPDSKKAEYLAVFSLGGSIANIVGPALVAVLITWGASGMVVLASLFAVAAGLIMAVGSRLARSESTAAVPPGSPAAGSPKAGLPSPEVTS; the protein is encoded by the coding sequence ATGATCAAGAACTCATTCAAGAAACTGGTCAGTGACTACTCGCTCCCCGGCCGGAACCACCGCGTCATCGCCGTCGGAGTCGTCGTCAACGCCTCCGGCAGCGGGTTCTACCTGGCCGGCAGCACGCTGTACTTCCTGAAGGGCATAGGCCTGACGGCGGCCCAGGTCGGGCTCGGCCTGACCATCGCCGGTCTCGTCGGCTTCCTGACCACGGTCCCCGTCACGCTCCTCGCGAAGCGTTTCGGCCCGCTCACCCTGCTGCGGTCGCTCCAACTGTGGCGTGCGACCTGGCTGGTGGCGCTGGCCTTCTCCGAGGACATGGTCACGTTCACCCTGTGCGCCTCCATGGTCCTGGTGTCGCAGGGGCCGATCTTTCCCATGGTCCAGATCCTGGTCAACACGACCGCAGGCAGCGCCGACCGCACCCGGATGCTCGGCGTGATCAGCTCCGTCATCAACGTCGGGATGTCGATCGGCACCCTGGCCGCCGCACCGCTGATCTCGATGGGCGGGCTGCCTTGGCTGCGGTCGGTCATCCTGGCCGGAGCCGCGTGCAGCGTGCTGTCGTCGGTGGTCTTCCGCTTCGTGGACGTCGACACCCCGCCCTCGGAGCCGGCCACGCAGAAGTGGTACGCCGGGCTCGTCGACGTCGCGAAGGACCGCAGCTATCTGGCCCTCTCCGCCGTCAACGGCATCCTCTTCCTGCACCCTGTTCTCCTCGGCGTGGCCATCCCGCTGTGGCTCGTCGAGGCGACGAACGCACCCGAGGCCCTGCTCAGCGCGCTCCTCTTCCTCAACACCGTCCTCGCGATCGTCTTCCAGGTGCACTTCGCGAAGAACATCAAGAGCACCGCGGACGGCACCCGCTCCCTTCTGCGGTCCGGCCTGGCGCTCGGCCTCTTCAGCCTGGTGCTGATCCCGACGATGTACACCGACGTCTGGCTGAGCATCACGATCCTGGTGGTGGCGACCGTCCTGCTCACCTGCGGCGAGCTTCTCCAGGGCGCGGGCGCGTGGGAGCTGTCTATCCGCCACGCGCCGGACTCCAAGAAGGCCGAGTACCTGGCCGTGTTCAGTCTCGGCGGCTCCATCGCGAACATCGTGGGACCCGCTCTGGTCGCCGTACTCATCACCTGGGGAGCATCGGGAATGGTCGTCCTCGCATCGCTCTTCGCCGTTGCGGCCGGTCTGATCATGGCGGTCGGCAGCAGGCTGGCGCGCTCCGAGTCGACGGCGGCGGTGCCGCCCGGATCGCCCGCCGCGGGATCGCCCAAGGCCGGCTTGCCGTCGCCCGAAGTGACCTCCTGA
- a CDS encoding ATP-grasp domain-containing protein: MSKHVMILHQWTDRFAEYESYIDHASNTVTYIAAPWSLGSIPDTAAAVKQIASTEDEPLLRGAVDELIAQYGVPDRIVALNESDLDLAAVLREELGVPGQTPPELAPFRDKLVMAERLTEAGVAVPATAHAVDHQVVRSFADEHGWPVLLKPVSGTSSIGVTRLDSADDLAAFVFPPDEILLIQPYLPYEILHVDGVSLGGGPGLGAWRASRYVNTCFGYTKGEPLGSVEIDDPVLLSRVEDFTTRTTAALGAGPVVFHLELFVSGPQDAPEVQFLEIGARPGGAEVPFLWREVHGIDLMKVTFALQVGDTVPDEARSLPPVEETERVGWLLMKTPEVRPCRVVASELALSAEDGPYETVSPIRGQTIVATPGYEHGYENSGARFRFRGRSSAEVLAKVERTVGAYDFRCRPVDPAAPELVVFVGSGERVYREYAYKAVAGGTRIALVSTSEATWEHEYITAHRRVPDTKPDSLVEAIGDLFAEHDGNVGVMTWAEVLLEDTAAAAARLGMRHMSPAAAANCRDKLSTRTRQTTGLVRFARVETEEQALEAAESFGYPVVIKPRSLAGSVGVAQANNRDELVEHFAMTSASSFPGLTPLSGSIVEEYVDGPEISIDSVVFEGEVQPVNVARKRLGFEPYCQEVGHLVAPWRDEEWADAVRSMLVQTHRDLGITDGVTHAEVRLSPSGPKLIELNGRLGGDFIPLLGHLAIGVDLTSAAVSIALGHRPDTEQVRDRCVEIRFLFPAEDGTVESVDTAAAELLDGVVEVVRLIKPPIPLRLPPRGLEPRVLAVIVTGDSPEECRHILDKAESLIDIRLTPFSSPAAE; this comes from the coding sequence GTGTCGAAGCATGTCATGATCCTGCATCAATGGACCGATCGTTTCGCGGAGTACGAGTCGTACATCGACCACGCCTCCAACACGGTCACGTACATTGCCGCGCCATGGTCGCTCGGTTCGATTCCCGATACGGCGGCCGCGGTCAAGCAGATCGCCAGCACGGAGGACGAGCCTCTGTTGAGGGGCGCTGTCGATGAGCTCATCGCCCAGTACGGGGTACCCGACCGCATAGTCGCGCTCAACGAATCGGACCTCGACCTCGCCGCCGTCCTCCGCGAGGAACTCGGTGTCCCCGGTCAGACCCCGCCGGAACTCGCGCCCTTCCGCGACAAGTTGGTCATGGCGGAACGCCTGACCGAAGCCGGTGTCGCCGTGCCCGCGACCGCGCACGCGGTCGACCACCAGGTGGTGCGCTCGTTCGCCGACGAGCACGGCTGGCCCGTCCTGCTCAAGCCGGTGAGCGGCACGTCCAGCATCGGCGTCACACGCCTCGACTCCGCCGACGACCTCGCCGCGTTCGTCTTCCCGCCCGACGAGATCCTCCTGATACAGCCCTACCTCCCGTACGAGATCCTGCACGTCGACGGGGTCAGCCTGGGGGGCGGGCCAGGGCTCGGGGCCTGGCGGGCGTCGCGGTATGTCAACACCTGCTTCGGCTACACCAAGGGCGAGCCGCTGGGGTCGGTCGAGATCGACGACCCGGTGCTCCTGTCCCGCGTCGAGGACTTCACCACCCGGACCACCGCCGCCCTCGGCGCCGGTCCCGTCGTCTTCCACCTGGAACTCTTCGTCTCCGGGCCGCAGGACGCGCCGGAGGTGCAGTTCCTGGAGATCGGAGCCCGCCCCGGAGGTGCCGAAGTCCCCTTCCTGTGGCGTGAGGTCCACGGCATCGACCTCATGAAGGTCACCTTCGCGCTCCAGGTCGGAGACACGGTTCCCGATGAGGCGCGGTCGCTGCCGCCCGTCGAGGAGACCGAGCGCGTCGGCTGGCTGCTGATGAAGACGCCGGAGGTCCGGCCGTGCCGCGTCGTCGCGTCCGAGCTCGCCCTCTCCGCCGAGGACGGCCCGTACGAGACAGTCAGCCCGATCCGCGGACAGACGATCGTCGCCACTCCCGGATACGAGCACGGCTACGAGAACTCCGGGGCGCGCTTCCGGTTCCGCGGGCGCTCCAGCGCAGAGGTGCTGGCGAAGGTCGAACGGACCGTCGGTGCCTACGACTTCCGCTGCCGCCCCGTCGACCCGGCCGCCCCCGAGCTGGTCGTCTTCGTCGGCTCCGGTGAGCGCGTCTACCGGGAGTACGCGTACAAGGCGGTCGCCGGAGGCACCCGGATCGCCCTTGTCAGCACCTCGGAGGCGACCTGGGAGCACGAATACATCACGGCTCACCGGAGGGTTCCCGACACCAAGCCCGATTCGCTGGTGGAGGCGATCGGCGACCTCTTCGCGGAGCACGACGGCAACGTCGGCGTCATGACGTGGGCCGAGGTTCTCCTGGAGGACACCGCGGCCGCGGCCGCGCGGCTCGGCATGCGCCACATGTCGCCGGCGGCCGCCGCGAACTGCCGGGACAAGCTCTCCACCCGGACCCGGCAGACCACCGGCCTCGTCCGGTTCGCACGTGTCGAAACCGAGGAGCAGGCCCTGGAGGCCGCCGAGTCCTTCGGCTACCCGGTCGTCATCAAGCCGCGCTCGCTCGCGGGCAGCGTGGGCGTGGCCCAGGCCAACAACCGGGACGAACTCGTCGAGCACTTCGCCATGACCTCGGCGAGCAGCTTCCCCGGACTGACCCCGCTCAGCGGCTCGATCGTGGAGGAGTACGTCGACGGCCCGGAGATCAGCATCGACTCCGTGGTCTTCGAGGGCGAGGTGCAGCCGGTGAACGTGGCGCGCAAACGCCTCGGCTTCGAGCCCTACTGCCAGGAGGTGGGGCACCTCGTCGCCCCGTGGCGCGACGAGGAGTGGGCGGACGCGGTGCGGAGCATGCTCGTCCAGACCCACCGTGACCTGGGCATCACCGATGGCGTGACGCACGCCGAGGTCCGGCTGTCGCCGTCGGGACCGAAGCTGATCGAGCTCAACGGACGGCTCGGCGGCGACTTCATCCCCCTCCTCGGCCACCTCGCCATCGGTGTCGACCTGACGTCCGCCGCGGTGTCGATCGCGCTGGGGCACCGGCCCGACACCGAGCAGGTACGCGACCGGTGCGTCGAGATCAGGTTCCTCTTCCCGGCCGAGGACGGGACCGTGGAGTCCGTCGACACCGCCGCCGCCGAACTGCTCGACGGGGTCGTGGAGGTGGTGCGCCTGATCAAACCGCCCATTCCGCTCCGGCTGCCGCCACGCGGTCTGGAGCCACGGGTGCTTGCCGTCATCGTCACCGGCGACAGCCCCGAGGAGTGCCGACACATCCTCGACAAGGCGGAGTCGCTCATCGACATCCGGCTCACCCCGTTCTCGTCACCGGCGGCCGAGTGA
- the sbnB gene encoding 2,3-diaminopropionate biosynthesis protein SbnB, which yields MSDFIVVAGPDIADILGGDKAKVREIVASTYRLHDAGDTINPDSYFLRFPHKPNSRVIALPAYIGADVNRMGIKWISSFPDNLSRGIPRASAVLILNDFETGRPLACLESAHISAARTAASAAVAAERLCTGAGITVGVVGTGVIASTVLDHLHSSTVDIANVIAHDLDHERIAGFAERVRADTGLGVDPVGLDAVLKADLVVFATTAGEPYVDTDHRFTPDQTVLNISLRDLPPEVILASTNIVDDVEHCLKANTSPHLAEQATGSREFIRGTLGGLLNGTVDVPSGKPVIFSPFGLGVLDIAVGSYVMDRALEAGKATVVNNFIG from the coding sequence ATGTCTGACTTCATCGTCGTCGCCGGCCCGGACATCGCCGACATCCTCGGCGGCGACAAGGCGAAGGTGCGGGAAATCGTCGCATCGACCTACCGCCTTCACGATGCCGGCGACACCATCAACCCGGACAGCTACTTCCTCCGTTTCCCGCACAAGCCCAATTCGAGGGTCATCGCTCTGCCCGCCTACATCGGGGCCGATGTCAACCGGATGGGCATCAAGTGGATCTCCAGCTTCCCGGACAACCTGTCGCGCGGTATCCCGCGGGCCTCGGCGGTGCTGATCCTCAACGACTTCGAGACGGGCCGCCCGTTGGCGTGCCTGGAGTCCGCGCACATCAGCGCCGCCCGTACGGCCGCGTCGGCGGCGGTGGCGGCGGAGCGGCTGTGCACGGGGGCCGGCATCACGGTGGGGGTCGTCGGCACCGGGGTGATCGCGTCCACCGTCCTCGACCACCTGCACAGTTCCACTGTCGACATCGCGAACGTCATCGCCCACGACCTCGACCACGAGCGGATCGCGGGATTCGCGGAGCGGGTGCGCGCGGACACCGGCCTTGGTGTCGACCCGGTCGGACTCGACGCGGTCCTGAAGGCGGACCTGGTGGTCTTCGCCACCACAGCGGGCGAGCCGTACGTGGACACCGATCACCGGTTCACGCCGGACCAGACAGTCCTCAACATCTCGCTGCGCGACCTGCCGCCCGAGGTCATCCTGGCTTCGACCAATATCGTCGATGACGTCGAGCACTGCCTGAAGGCGAACACCTCCCCGCACCTGGCCGAACAGGCGACCGGCAGCCGGGAGTTCATCCGCGGCACGCTGGGCGGACTGCTGAACGGGACGGTCGACGTCCCGAGTGGGAAGCCCGTCATCTTCTCCCCGTTCGGACTGGGCGTGCTCGACATCGCGGTCGGCAGCTACGTGATGGACCGAGCACTCGAAGCGGGGAAGGCCACCGTCGTCAACAACTTCATCGGATAA